In one window of Nitrospirota bacterium DNA:
- a CDS encoding glycosyltransferase family 4 protein — translation MRIAHLVSTFPPYRGGIGNVANEYARGLTLLGDENEIFTPDYEGKGTISDQTAGFKINRLTPWFKYGNAALVPQALLKLSSFDLIHLHYPFFGGAEWLLFLKWILVRSPKIVLSYHMDVLGSGILKLVFKGYGKTILPLLASTADGVIFATREYGESSLIAPFVREKPVYHIPYGVASRFHPRKKSDSLVSRFKFSSDDKVLLFVGGLDRAHHFKGVSLLISAVGKLKMKEIKLVIVGNGNLIPHYRNAAKNEGLSNQVIFAQGVSDDELPDYYNLADIAVLPSVNRSEAFGIVLLEAMACARPVVASSLPGVRVLVDNHKNGLLAEPGHVGELAEKIKFLLSHPELREEYGLNGFKKVEEHFRWGPLVQKVRVVYQELLKKRA, via the coding sequence ATGAGAATAGCCCATCTTGTTTCAACTTTTCCCCCTTATCGAGGTGGCATTGGAAATGTCGCGAACGAATATGCCAGGGGACTGACTCTTCTTGGAGACGAGAATGAAATTTTTACCCCCGACTATGAAGGGAAAGGAACGATTTCGGATCAAACAGCAGGTTTCAAAATTAATCGATTGACCCCTTGGTTCAAGTACGGTAATGCAGCATTGGTTCCACAGGCCTTGTTAAAGCTCTCCTCATTTGATCTGATTCACCTTCATTATCCATTTTTTGGCGGTGCCGAATGGCTCCTTTTTCTTAAATGGATTCTTGTACGGTCGCCCAAAATCGTTTTGAGCTATCATATGGATGTCCTGGGATCTGGAATCCTGAAGCTTGTTTTCAAGGGATATGGAAAGACGATATTGCCTCTTCTGGCAAGCACTGCCGATGGGGTTATTTTTGCCACCCGCGAGTATGGAGAATCGAGCCTGATCGCTCCTTTCGTAAGGGAGAAACCGGTATATCATATTCCTTACGGGGTTGCTTCCCGATTTCATCCGAGAAAAAAAAGTGACAGCCTGGTTTCCCGCTTCAAATTTTCCTCGGATGACAAAGTCCTGCTCTTTGTAGGAGGGTTGGATCGTGCCCATCACTTTAAAGGCGTCTCCCTGCTCATTTCAGCCGTCGGAAAGCTGAAAATGAAAGAAATAAAATTAGTAATCGTCGGGAATGGAAACCTGATTCCCCATTACCGAAACGCGGCAAAAAATGAAGGATTGTCGAATCAGGTTATTTTTGCCCAAGGGGTTTCCGATGATGAACTTCCAGATTATTATAATCTTGCCGATATAGCAGTGCTCCCTTCTGTCAATCGTTCTGAAGCGTTTGGCATTGTCCTTCTCGAAGCGATGGCTTGCGCACGGCCGGTTGTCGCTTCGTCCTTGCCTGGAGTCAGGGTGTTAGTCGATAACCACAAAAATGGCCTTTTGGCTGAACCGGGCCATGTCGGCGAACTCGCTGAAAAGATAAAGTTTCTCCTGTCCCATCCCGAGCTTCGGGAGGAGTATGGTCTGAATGGATTTAAAAAAGTGGAAGAGCATTTTAGATGGGGTCCATTGGTTCAAAAAGTCAGAGTGGTTTATCAGGAGTTACTGAAAAAGAGGGCATGA
- a CDS encoding glycosyltransferase family 2 protein — translation MTIPPFVSVIVVNWNGKETLQKCLESLFNQSYSSIEIIVVDNHSEDGSYESTRSIYGEKIKWIRNSKNEGFARGNNIGILASRGEYILLLNNDAWAEPDWVRNLVESASFNDKTGMVASRIYLGDQEEIIDNTGHLVYPDGISWGRGRMQRDTGQFDQETEVIFPSGCAALYKKQMLDEIGYFDEHFFAYCEDTDLGFRARLAGWQCRYSPRAVVHHYFSKSSSETSSFKAFQVERNRRWVIMKNYPWPYLILSPWYSIKRYLWQGYGILKGKGMASQFSQRNSLISGWMILIRSFYCAWVMFPVMRKERFRIQVKRKISSKEFGQLLNRFGVGVRTIAFGEQE, via the coding sequence ATGACAATTCCCCCTTTTGTTTCAGTCATTGTTGTGAATTGGAACGGCAAGGAAACCCTTCAAAAATGTCTGGAGTCACTTTTTAATCAATCCTATTCTTCGATTGAAATTATTGTCGTCGACAATCATTCGGAAGACGGATCCTATGAATCGACACGTTCGATTTATGGAGAAAAAATAAAATGGATCCGCAATTCAAAAAATGAAGGATTTGCCCGCGGAAATAACATCGGGATACTCGCCTCCCGTGGGGAATACATTCTTCTACTCAATAATGACGCATGGGCCGAACCGGACTGGGTTCGAAACCTGGTCGAATCGGCTTCGTTTAATGATAAAACCGGAATGGTCGCTTCCCGTATTTATCTGGGAGACCAGGAAGAAATTATCGACAACACGGGACATCTTGTCTATCCTGACGGGATCAGCTGGGGAAGAGGAAGGATGCAAAGAGATACAGGACAGTTTGATCAGGAAACAGAGGTGATTTTCCCCAGCGGGTGCGCGGCCCTTTACAAAAAGCAGATGCTAGACGAAATCGGGTATTTTGACGAACATTTTTTCGCCTATTGTGAAGATACGGATTTAGGATTTAGGGCGAGACTTGCAGGCTGGCAATGTCGCTATTCGCCTCGAGCCGTTGTTCATCATTATTTCTCCAAATCTTCCTCTGAAACCTCTTCTTTCAAGGCTTTTCAGGTGGAAAGAAACAGGCGATGGGTGATCATGAAGAATTACCCCTGGCCTTATTTGATTCTTTCTCCGTGGTATTCGATAAAGCGATATCTGTGGCAAGGTTATGGCATTTTGAAAGGAAAGGGAATGGCAAGCCAGTTTTCTCAAAGAAATTCCCTGATTTCCGGATGGATGATTCTGATCCGGTCCTTTTATTGCGCATGGGTGATGTTTCCAGTCATGCGGAAAGAACGTTTCAGAATACAGGTGAAAAGAAAGATCTCTTCAAAAGAATTCGGGCAGTTGCTAAACAGGTTTGGTGTTGGAGTCAGAACCATTGCCTTCGGCGAACAGGAGTAG
- the atpF gene encoding F0F1 ATP synthase subunit B, translating to MPQFDAHFFTPLLFWSIVSFGILWYVLSKYAYPPILEMLEIREKKIKESLEQAERLQSEAKTLMADYENRLKLSKKEAEAILEKARVRSQQILEESEKRAREESERMLVSTRQEMEREKIKLMKEVKQATAELVISTTEKLIQKSLNKEDHYRLIEEAIELSSRNFKP from the coding sequence ATGCCTCAGTTTGATGCCCATTTTTTTACGCCGTTGCTTTTTTGGTCAATCGTTTCTTTCGGAATATTATGGTATGTCCTTTCAAAATATGCCTATCCTCCGATTTTGGAAATGCTTGAGATCCGAGAGAAGAAAATAAAGGAGAGCCTGGAACAGGCAGAAAGGCTCCAGAGTGAGGCGAAAACATTGATGGCTGACTATGAAAATCGGTTAAAGCTGTCGAAGAAAGAGGCCGAAGCGATTCTTGAAAAAGCGCGCGTCAGGAGCCAGCAGATCCTGGAGGAGAGTGAAAAGCGCGCCAGGGAAGAATCTGAAAGAATGCTTGTATCGACCCGCCAGGAGATGGAACGTGAAAAAATAAAGCTGATGAAAGAAGTAAAACAAGCGACCGCCGAACTGGTGATTTCCACGACCGAGAAATTGATTCAAAAATCTTTAAATAAAGAGGATCACTACCGGTTAATTGAAGAGGCCATTGAACTCTCTTCTCGAAATTTCAAGCCGTAG
- the atpE gene encoding ATP synthase F0 subunit C, producing the protein MDSSAAALIGMGIAAAGFAGSGIGIGYIFGKMIESVARQPQAEAKIGKYMWIGFALVEAIALYGLVIAFIVMGLRK; encoded by the coding sequence ATGGATTCATCAGCGGCAGCATTGATCGGCATGGGAATAGCAGCGGCAGGGTTTGCGGGATCTGGGATTGGCATCGGTTATATTTTTGGCAAGATGATTGAATCTGTGGCCAGACAGCCCCAGGCAGAAGCAAAGATCGGAAAATATATGTGGATCGGATTTGCGCTGGTCGAAGCCATTGCCCTTTACGGACTTGTCATTGCGTTTATTGTCATGGGTTTGAGAAAATAG
- a CDS encoding F0F1 ATP synthase subunit A translates to MEHNPLEHFQLYNILSLHLGIFDISINKAVLMMWLVSASVILFFMAAGRSVRLIPGKFQNLAEIAMEFLRNMVLENMGEKGLKFVPFVATLFFFILFSNLLGLIPGFYTVTSQLIVTAGFAALVYLISIGVGFLYHGFGFLHILIPPGTPGWLLPLMIPIEIVSQLARPVSLAVRLFANMTAGHTVLGVLLGMAISLGFLIGWLPFGFSVAINLLEVGIAFIQAYIFTILTTVYLGDAIKMEH, encoded by the coding sequence ATGGAACATAATCCATTAGAACATTTTCAGCTTTATAATATTCTGAGTCTTCATCTGGGGATTTTTGATATTTCCATCAATAAGGCGGTGTTAATGATGTGGCTGGTGAGCGCCTCGGTGATACTCTTTTTTATGGCGGCGGGTAGATCCGTCAGGCTCATTCCAGGAAAATTTCAGAATCTTGCTGAAATCGCAATGGAATTTCTAAGAAACATGGTGCTTGAAAATATGGGAGAAAAGGGATTGAAGTTTGTTCCGTTTGTGGCCACCCTTTTCTTTTTTATTCTTTTTTCAAACTTGCTGGGACTCATTCCCGGATTCTATACCGTGACTAGCCAGCTCATTGTGACAGCAGGATTTGCGGCGCTGGTTTATTTGATCAGCATCGGGGTTGGTTTTCTGTATCATGGATTCGGATTTCTCCATATTTTGATTCCTCCTGGAACGCCCGGCTGGCTCCTTCCCCTGATGATTCCAATTGAAATCGTGAGTCAACTTGCCAGGCCTGTTTCCCTGGCAGTCAGGCTTTTTGCAAATATGACGGCTGGCCATACCGTCCTGGGTGTTTTATTAGGGATGGCTATTTCTCTCGGATTTCTGATCGGATGGCTTCCTTTCGGGTTTTCCGTTGCGATTAATCTGCTGGAAGTGGGTATTGCGTTTATTCAAGCCTATATCTTTACGATATTGACTACCGTTTATTTAGGAGACGCCATAAAAATGGAACATTGA
- a CDS encoding AtpZ/AtpI family protein: protein MVKEGDPFYKGLSYAARIGVELVAATLLGTGLGYAADRYFNTSPWFLTGGVLLGAAAGFLNIYRFVTALQKEESADPEKKQE from the coding sequence GTGGTTAAAGAAGGAGATCCCTTTTATAAAGGCCTTTCTTATGCTGCCAGAATCGGTGTCGAATTGGTTGCGGCGACCCTGCTGGGAACCGGTTTGGGGTATGCGGCCGACCGATATTTCAATACCTCACCCTGGTTTTTGACAGGCGGGGTCCTGCTGGGCGCGGCCGCAGGGTTCTTAAATATATATCGATTTGTGACCGCGCTCCAAAAAGAGGAATCTGCAGATCCCGAAAAAAAACAAGAATAG
- a CDS encoding MFS transporter — protein sequence MSWLFIISVITYVDRVNISVAGQEMMPALGISSIEIGALFSAFVLGYALFQIPGGWLGDIWGSRIVLTLALLWWSIFTILTALADRLFLVSFLGLFGTLMVIRFLIGTGEAAALPNFNRTVANWFPGSERGIGMGVAIGGIGLGSAITPPAVAWMMTQYGWKAAFYVTGAAGLIVAAGWYLMARDDPRQHSGVNHEELAWIVSSAYPDSESAKKSDEKSFRILLKMPSVWYLTLSYTMLGYIAYIYLSWFFLYLVNVRHFTVLKGSFLASSPFLAMAIFCPLGGWMTDRATRRYGPNIGRRGIGAGGMLMTSLLIYSGAITTNPYWAIVLLSFGAGILYGTVGAFWSSTIDLSKEHSGALSGLMNMGANLGGTLSPTLTPWLGERYGWHIALTVAAAAAFLGTILWLGVRFDQKIPSQSDSFS from the coding sequence TTGTCGTGGCTTTTTATCATCAGCGTTATTACCTATGTGGACCGGGTCAATATTTCTGTGGCGGGCCAGGAAATGATGCCCGCATTGGGAATATCCTCGATCGAGATCGGAGCGCTTTTCTCCGCATTTGTTTTGGGTTATGCGCTCTTTCAAATCCCGGGGGGATGGCTGGGAGATATTTGGGGATCCCGAATTGTGCTTACGCTTGCTCTCCTCTGGTGGTCAATTTTTACGATCCTAACTGCATTGGCTGACCGTCTTTTTTTAGTTTCCTTTTTAGGACTCTTTGGCACGTTGATGGTGATCCGTTTTTTAATCGGAACAGGAGAAGCCGCCGCGCTGCCCAATTTTAACCGGACAGTGGCAAACTGGTTTCCCGGTTCGGAGAGAGGAATCGGCATGGGTGTCGCAATTGGAGGAATCGGATTGGGTTCGGCCATTACGCCTCCGGCCGTTGCGTGGATGATGACTCAATATGGATGGAAAGCGGCCTTTTATGTGACCGGGGCTGCCGGTCTGATCGTAGCAGCCGGGTGGTACTTGATGGCAAGGGATGATCCTCGCCAACATTCGGGCGTTAATCATGAAGAACTGGCATGGATTGTTTCTTCTGCGTATCCGGATTCGGAATCTGCCAAAAAATCCGATGAAAAGTCGTTTCGTATTCTCCTTAAGATGCCGTCGGTATGGTATCTGACGCTCAGCTACACGATGCTCGGTTATATCGCGTATATTTATCTCTCATGGTTCTTTCTCTACCTGGTCAATGTAAGGCACTTTACGGTCTTAAAAGGTTCTTTTTTAGCTTCATCGCCCTTTCTGGCAATGGCCATTTTTTGTCCTCTCGGAGGCTGGATGACAGACAGAGCGACAAGGCGGTATGGACCGAATATAGGGAGAAGAGGCATCGGAGCGGGAGGAATGTTGATGACTTCGCTTTTGATTTATTCCGGAGCGATTACGACAAATCCGTACTGGGCCATTGTTCTCCTTTCGTTCGGCGCGGGGATCCTTTACGGGACCGTCGGGGCTTTCTGGTCGAGTACGATTGATCTCTCAAAGGAGCATTCCGGAGCGCTATCCGGACTGATGAATATGGGGGCGAATTTAGGGGGAACCCTTTCTCCCACGCTAACCCCTTGGCTGGGAGAACGATATGGCTGGCACATCGCTCTGACGGTAGCCGCTGCTGCCGCTTTCCTGGGTACAATTCTCTGGTTAGGGGTTCGATTTGATCAAAAAATACCCTCCCAATCCGATTCTTTTTCTTGA
- a CDS encoding ABC-F family ATP-binding cassette domain-containing protein gives MTNVLDVQNLDKKYAYKPVLDHATFTIGEQEKVGFVGQNGSGKSTLFRIVAALESKDSGILSFKKETSLGYLAQDPVLNADHTIEQELESALHAILKAVHRFEEINLLLAKSPRKADLDWLIREQEEVSHWISQHGGWNLGHRVDEILRHLNIPDKKERIGNLSGGLKKRVALARLVLEEPSLLLLDEPTNHLDADTTQWLESYLIRYPGAVMLITHDRYFLDRVVTRIIEVENGSLTPYPGSYSIYVEKKAERLIHEGRAQGRLVTLLRTETAWIMRGARARTTKSKSRIERYGELQKQIKGPQSGGLQLDFQSNARLGDIILELQYLTKSFGSKLLFKDLLISIKKGDRIGIIGPNGSGKSTLLKLILKEELPSGGNILLGKNTRISYFDQHRESLDPDARVELALGEGAWIKSGEVTQTRTAYLESFLFSFSDQKKLIRTLSGGEKARLILAKLMLENSNFLLLDEPTNDLDIPTLQLLDEALNSFKGCVLMVTHDRYFLDKVATGILSFESDGSVHYIEGNYEIYLNWKTRKEVIRKKEPKKEDPRTSPAPLKKKKGLTFNEQQELNAIEKEIEKIESRKKEIIRRMTQPAGSKHAELNEIGEEFRKIEKLLSECVLRWEHLETKRTVE, from the coding sequence ATGACGAACGTCCTGGATGTCCAGAATCTGGATAAGAAATATGCCTATAAACCGGTTCTTGATCATGCCACCTTTACCATCGGAGAGCAAGAAAAAGTCGGGTTTGTGGGCCAAAATGGAAGCGGAAAGTCGACTCTGTTTAGAATTGTGGCCGCACTGGAGTCCAAAGATAGTGGCATCCTCTCCTTTAAAAAGGAGACCTCGTTGGGATATCTGGCCCAGGATCCGGTTCTCAATGCGGATCATACGATCGAGCAGGAACTCGAATCTGCACTTCATGCAATTTTAAAAGCGGTTCACCGGTTCGAAGAGATCAATCTCCTCCTCGCGAAGTCTCCCCGGAAAGCGGATTTGGACTGGCTCATCAGGGAACAAGAGGAAGTTTCACACTGGATTTCCCAGCACGGGGGATGGAATCTGGGACATCGCGTCGACGAGATCCTGCGCCATCTCAATATCCCTGACAAAAAGGAAAGGATCGGCAATTTATCCGGTGGGTTAAAAAAAAGAGTCGCCCTCGCGCGGCTGGTTCTGGAAGAACCTTCGCTCCTCCTGTTGGATGAACCGACCAATCACCTCGACGCCGATACGACCCAATGGCTTGAATCCTATCTGATCCGATACCCGGGAGCGGTGATGCTCATCACCCATGACCGCTATTTTCTAGACCGCGTCGTGACACGGATCATCGAAGTTGAAAATGGATCCCTGACTCCCTATCCGGGAAGTTACTCCATCTATGTGGAAAAGAAAGCGGAACGGCTTATTCATGAAGGACGGGCGCAGGGAAGGCTTGTCACCCTTCTAAGAACCGAAACCGCCTGGATTATGCGGGGCGCAAGGGCAAGAACCACCAAATCCAAATCAAGAATCGAACGGTATGGCGAGCTGCAAAAACAGATCAAAGGACCCCAGTCCGGAGGGTTACAGCTCGATTTTCAGAGCAATGCCCGTCTCGGCGACATTATTCTGGAATTGCAGTACCTCACCAAATCGTTTGGTTCAAAACTCCTCTTCAAGGATCTCCTTATATCGATCAAGAAAGGAGACCGGATCGGCATCATCGGGCCCAACGGATCAGGGAAGTCCACGCTTCTAAAGTTAATTCTCAAAGAAGAACTGCCGTCAGGCGGAAACATACTTTTGGGGAAAAATACCCGAATTTCTTATTTTGACCAGCATCGTGAATCGCTTGATCCGGACGCCAGAGTGGAGCTTGCCCTGGGCGAGGGCGCCTGGATCAAATCCGGTGAGGTGACCCAAACCCGAACCGCTTATCTGGAATCATTTCTCTTCTCCTTTTCCGATCAAAAGAAATTGATCCGAACCCTGTCAGGAGGAGAGAAGGCGCGTCTGATTTTGGCAAAACTGATGCTGGAAAACAGCAACTTCCTACTCCTCGACGAGCCCACCAATGATCTGGATATTCCGACTCTACAGCTTCTCGATGAAGCGCTGAACTCTTTCAAAGGATGTGTTCTTATGGTGACTCATGACCGCTATTTCCTGGATAAAGTGGCTACGGGGATCTTAAGTTTTGAATCAGACGGCTCCGTTCACTATATTGAAGGAAACTATGAAATCTATCTGAATTGGAAAACTCGAAAGGAAGTAATCAGGAAAAAGGAACCTAAAAAAGAGGATCCCCGGACGTCTCCGGCGCCTCTCAAGAAAAAGAAGGGACTGACCTTTAATGAACAGCAGGAGCTCAACGCGATCGAAAAAGAGATTGAAAAGATTGAAAGTCGAAAAAAGGAAATTATACGGCGGATGACCCAGCCCGCAGGTTCAAAGCACGCAGAACTCAACGAAATCGGAGAAGAATTTCGTAAAATTGAGAAACTCCTGAGTGAATGTGTTCTCAGGTGGGAGCATCTTGAAACCAAACGTACGGTGGAATAA
- a CDS encoding transposase, producing the protein MEFSSWSGKRAHSKRISKSGASLFQKALHLTALTASRWEIRMFSWDFFPAC; encoded by the coding sequence TTGGAATTTTCTTCATGGTCCGGGAAAAGAGCTCACTCAAAGAGGATCTCAAAGAGCGGGGCATCTCTCTTTCAAAAAGCCTTGCATTTAACAGCGCTTACGGCGTCACGGTGGGAGATTCGGATGTTCTCATGGGATTTCTTCCCGGCGTGCTGA
- a CDS encoding HAMP domain-containing protein → MGDSDVLMGFLPGVLKESDVSYVAILDKDGKVLAHSQKDLVGKTVTDDAARINGSVESSVNELTNERGEDLYEIVSPIRNRSTDALMASQTGQVNSIGTVRIGLSTRNLSEKIRTDLLLTLLLTGMIILIGSFLAFIYVKSIVQPIEEMALLATKIADGDFTHSLNVTSRDEIGVLGQAFIKMSGSLNAMIKNIREVTHNLASASVQMKKHSETVMQGAKAQASSGETSSSSVVQMNTSILEITSNVEGLSHSSEATSSSILQMSASFEEVANTTIHMVDRVDETSSSITEMASAIKEVGQNVEQLSFSAEKTASAVQEINLSVKEVESHAKESASLSEKVSLDAEKLGMTAVEKTIYGMNQIKESVLSSVTVINKLGERSEQIGKVLTVIEQVTKQTNLLALNAAILAAQAGEQGKGFAVVAEEIKNLADQTSGSTREISQLIKDVQREVQEAIQASQSGFRTVETGLQLSLAARDALKKILDSSRLSSSMSQNIEKATIEQTGQVSKMREAMEQINKMIQQISAATTQQKKGSEQILSNTEKMRDATRTVQRSMQEQSKGSKQITEAVENVNERVKQISRAIKEQKKGTEIFMGSMESIQSTSWDTVSLVEEMNKSIHLLSQQAEVLKSEMERFKI, encoded by the coding sequence GTGGGAGATTCGGATGTTCTCATGGGATTTCTTCCCGGCGTGCTGAAGGAATCCGACGTCTCTTATGTGGCCATCCTGGACAAAGATGGAAAGGTCCTGGCCCACTCGCAAAAAGATCTTGTTGGAAAGACTGTCACAGATGATGCGGCAAGGATAAATGGTTCGGTTGAATCATCCGTAAATGAACTTACGAATGAAAGAGGGGAAGATCTCTACGAAATCGTTTCTCCGATCCGAAACCGAAGCACCGATGCCCTTATGGCTTCGCAAACAGGACAGGTCAATTCCATCGGTACCGTTAGAATTGGTCTTTCCACCCGAAATCTCAGTGAAAAGATCAGAACCGATCTTCTGCTCACTCTCCTCCTGACGGGTATGATCATTTTAATTGGAAGCTTTCTTGCCTTCATATATGTTAAATCGATTGTTCAGCCGATTGAAGAGATGGCGCTCCTGGCAACAAAAATTGCTGACGGGGATTTCACCCACTCGCTAAATGTGACTTCACGGGATGAAATCGGAGTTCTCGGTCAGGCTTTCATTAAAATGTCCGGAAGCCTGAACGCAATGATCAAAAATATCCGGGAAGTCACCCATAACCTTGCGTCCGCATCCGTACAGATGAAAAAACATTCTGAAACCGTAATGCAAGGAGCCAAAGCACAGGCCTCGAGTGGCGAAACAAGCTCTTCCTCTGTCGTACAAATGAACACGTCCATCCTGGAAATTACCAGCAATGTGGAAGGGCTTTCCCACTCCTCTGAGGCAACCTCCTCCTCAATCCTCCAGATGTCTGCGTCATTTGAAGAAGTCGCCAACACAACTATTCATATGGTTGATCGCGTGGATGAGACCTCCAGTTCCATTACCGAAATGGCCAGCGCTATAAAGGAGGTCGGTCAGAATGTCGAGCAGCTCTCGTTTTCAGCAGAAAAAACTGCGTCTGCGGTGCAAGAAATCAATCTCTCCGTGAAAGAGGTCGAAAGCCATGCCAAAGAATCGGCTTCCCTCTCTGAAAAAGTGTCACTCGATGCGGAAAAACTTGGAATGACTGCGGTTGAAAAAACAATTTATGGTATGAATCAGATCAAAGAGAGCGTTCTATCCTCCGTCACGGTGATCAATAAGCTGGGAGAACGTTCAGAACAGATCGGAAAAGTTCTCACGGTCATTGAACAGGTTACAAAACAGACCAATCTACTGGCCTTAAATGCCGCCATACTCGCGGCGCAGGCTGGCGAACAAGGAAAAGGGTTCGCGGTTGTTGCCGAAGAAATCAAGAATCTGGCAGATCAGACTTCCGGATCTACCCGGGAAATTTCACAGCTCATCAAGGACGTACAAAGAGAGGTTCAGGAAGCGATTCAGGCTTCCCAGTCAGGTTTCAGAACGGTTGAAACAGGTCTTCAATTGTCGCTTGCTGCCCGCGACGCGCTCAAGAAGATTCTGGACAGCTCCAGGCTTTCAAGTTCTATGTCGCAGAATATCGAAAAAGCGACGATCGAACAGACGGGACAGGTCAGTAAAATGAGAGAGGCCATGGAGCAGATCAATAAGATGATTCAGCAGATTTCCGCTGCGACCACACAGCAGAAGAAAGGAAGCGAACAAATACTGAGCAATACCGAAAAAATGCGGGATGCGACCCGCACCGTACAGCGATCTATGCAGGAACAGTCAAAAGGAAGCAAACAAATTACCGAAGCGGTGGAAAACGTCAATGAACGGGTGAAACAGATTTCAAGAGCCATTAAAGAGCAGAAAAAAGGAACCGAAATATTTATGGGTTCCATGGAAAGCATTCAGTCCACTTCATGGGACACTGTAAGCCTGGTTGAAGAAATGAACAAATCGATCCACCTCCTTTCCCAGCAGGCCGAAGTGCTAAAATCTGAAATGGAACGTTTTAAAATTTAA
- the gltX gene encoding glutamate--tRNA ligase translates to MSDIRVRFAPSPTGHLHIGGVRTALFNWLFARHHQGRFILRIEDTDQERSTDQSIQAILEGMNWLGLDWDEGPFRQTDRLPLYRQHADRLLSEGKAYPCYCLPEELDERRKEAMKKGKPPKYDGRCRNLNQPVEGRRPALRFKAPLEGQTVFQDMVKGRVSFENQQLDDLIIVRSDGWPTYNFCVVVDDALMKITHVIRGDDHLNNTPRQIIMFQAFGYALPRFGHVSMILGSDKARLSKRHGATSIMEYKAMGYLPEAMINYLVRLGWSYQDQEIFSLQDLIHHFSMDSVGSSASIFNPEKLLWLNAHYIKHGEPERMVRLMMDQIEALGLIDPKGIDPEHLKDTYFILKERSRDLNELVRTAVDYFVDKIKIDPEGMKKLTPDALPVLREVKERLASIPVDHDPLEKMIKEVMETYGKKMGEIAQPLRIALTGKTVSPGIFEVFRLLGKERSLLRIDHAIQILSSMA, encoded by the coding sequence ATGTCTGATATTCGCGTTCGTTTTGCGCCCAGTCCTACCGGCCATTTGCACATCGGGGGTGTCAGAACCGCCCTGTTTAACTGGCTTTTTGCTCGCCACCACCAGGGCAGATTTATTTTAAGAATCGAAGATACCGATCAGGAGCGCTCTACAGACCAGTCAATTCAGGCAATCCTGGAAGGGATGAATTGGCTCGGTCTGGACTGGGATGAAGGACCTTTCCGCCAGACGGATCGCCTGCCTCTTTACCGTCAACATGCCGACCGTCTCCTTTCTGAAGGGAAAGCTTACCCTTGTTACTGTCTCCCCGAAGAGCTGGATGAGCGCAGAAAAGAGGCCATGAAAAAAGGAAAACCTCCAAAATACGACGGACGATGCCGGAATCTGAATCAGCCAGTGGAAGGGAGAAGACCGGCCCTGAGATTTAAGGCTCCTCTGGAAGGACAAACTGTTTTTCAGGATATGGTCAAAGGAAGAGTTAGTTTTGAAAATCAGCAATTGGATGATTTGATTATCGTGCGTTCAGACGGATGGCCGACCTATAACTTTTGCGTGGTCGTCGATGATGCTTTAATGAAGATTACCCATGTCATACGGGGAGACGACCATTTGAATAATACACCTCGACAGATTATTATGTTTCAGGCTTTTGGCTATGCCCTCCCCCGATTCGGACATGTCTCGATGATTCTCGGTTCAGATAAAGCGCGCCTGTCAAAACGGCACGGGGCGACTTCAATCATGGAATACAAGGCCATGGGATATCTCCCCGAAGCGATGATTAACTATCTCGTCCGTCTCGGGTGGTCCTATCAGGATCAGGAGATTTTTTCACTGCAGGACCTGATACACCATTTCTCAATGGATTCTGTGGGAAGTTCGGCCTCTATTTTCAATCCGGAAAAACTCCTCTGGCTCAATGCTCATTATATTAAACATGGTGAGCCCGAACGAATGGTTCGCCTCATGATGGATCAAATCGAAGCGCTCGGACTGATTGACCCGAAAGGAATTGATCCGGAACATTTAAAAGATACCTATTTCATCTTGAAGGAAAGATCTCGCGATTTGAATGAACTGGTTCGTACCGCCGTAGATTATTTCGTCGATAAAATCAAGATTGACCCGGAGGGAATGAAAAAACTGACACCCGACGCCCTTCCTGTTTTGAGAGAGGTCAAGGAAAGGCTTGCATCGATTCCCGTTGATCATGATCCTCTTGAGAAGATGATCAAAGAGGTGATGGAAACATACGGAAAAAAGATGGGTGAAATCGCTCAACCGCTTCGAATTGCGTTGACGGGAAAAACGGTGAGTCCGGGTATTTTTGAAGTTTTTCGCCTGCTCGGGAAAGAACGTTCGCTACTACGGATTGACCACGCCATACAGATTCTCTCATCAATGGCCTGA